CGATGAGCTGCACGAGTTCGCGGCTCGAGACGTCGATGACCGCCACGCCCGGCGTGTCGCCGGCGATGGCGTGCGGGCCGCTGCGCTGGTTGGGTCCGCGCAGGGTGACGAAGGCGTAGGAGCTGTCGGGCGCGATGGTGAGGATGTCGGGCGAGCTGCCGACGAAGTCGATCTCGGCGATGATGGCAAAGCTCTCGGGGTCGATGATGATGGCGTTCGAACTTGCGCGGTTGACCATCCACAGCTCGCTGCCGTCGGGCGTGAACCAGACGCCGTGGGCGTCGTTGCCGCGCGAGGAGTCCTGGTGCAGGAGTTCGAACGTCTCGGGGTCGAAGGCGTACCAGTGGCCCTCCTCGAGCGAGCCGCCGTTGACGAACATCACGCGGCCGTCCGGCGAGAGCATGGTGCCGCAGTTGGCGCGGATCTCCTCGGGGTCGAAGACGTGAGCGAGCGTAAAGCTGTCCACGTCGAGCACCACCAGGACGCCGTCGGTGAGCGCCGGCCCCAGGGTGACGTAGGCGTAGCGGCCGTCGGCACTGTAGTCGTGGCAGACGGGCCGGCCCAGGTGCCCGGCGCCCGCCAGGTCCGCAAAGAGCGGGTCCTCGGTGATTACCAGGCTGCGGCCGATCGTAAAGCTCTCGGCGTCACGGTCGAAGACGATCTCGACGAGCGAGGCCCCGGCGCCCTCGGCGTTGCCGAGCACGTCGACGATGATGCGGTCGTCGCGCGAGACCGAGGCCATGTGCGTGCCCGGGCCGGTCTCGAGCGTCGCCACCACCTCGCGGTCCTCGGTGCGGATCGCCAGAGTGTTGCCCGAGGCGACGTTGGCGATAAAGGCGTAGGCGAAGTCGGAGCTGAAGTCGATCATGTGGGGCAGGTCGGCTACGCCCTCCAGATCGATCACCTCCCTTTCCGCGAAGTCGGAGCCGAGGATGTGGATGCGATTGGTGCCCTGGTCGAGCGCCCAGACCTCATAATCCTGCACACTGGGCTCCTCGGGCCCGGCCTGGGCCGCGGCGCCGGTCACCAGCAGAGCGAGGACAAGGCTTAGAAAAGAGCGGTTCATTCGTGACATGGTCATTGGTAACATAATGCCTCCTGTGGCAAGGCTGCGGTCTGGAAGCCCGCCTTGCGCTGAACCGTCAGCATAAGGATAAGG
This portion of the Deinococcota bacterium genome encodes:
- a CDS encoding cell surface protein gives rise to the protein MTMSRMNRSFLSLVLALLVTGAAAQAGPEEPSVQDYEVWALDQGTNRIHILGSDFAEREVIDLEGVADLPHMIDFSSDFAYAFIANVASGNTLAIRTEDREVVATLETGPGTHMASVSRDDRIIVDVLGNAEGAGASLVEIVFDRDAESFTIGRSLVITEDPLFADLAGAGHLGRPVCHDYSADGRYAYVTLGPALTDGVLVVLDVDSFTLAHVFDPEEIRANCGTMLSPDGRVMFVNGGSLEEGHWYAFDPETFELLHQDSSRGNDAHGVWFTPDGSELWMVNRASSNAIIIDPESFAIIAEIDFVGSSPDILTIAPDSSYAFVTLRGPNQRSGPHAIAGDTPGVAVIDVSSRELVQLIEPAPDDERSDFHGIGLRPIGSAD